ATTCGCGCCACGCCCACAATGGGGAAGGTGTCGGCTATGATGTGCTTAATGTTTTCGTAAGCAATCCGCTTTGCGGCAACGAGCTACACATCTGGATTGATTTTGCTGATGGTCGCGTCTCGGAGGTAAAGTTTAGCGGTGTGCCCTTTCGTCTAGACAATTTTCGGTCTTTTTTAAGTTTATAAA
Above is a window of Deltaproteobacteria bacterium DNA encoding:
- a CDS encoding iron-sulfur cluster assembly scaffold protein, which produces MADPLSSLWQSNIFQVFDDLYQELIFDHSRHAHNGEGVGYDVLNVFVSNPLCGNELHIWIDFADGRVSEVKFSGVPFRLDNFRSFLSL